The proteins below come from a single Xenopus tropicalis strain Nigerian chromosome 9, UCB_Xtro_10.0, whole genome shotgun sequence genomic window:
- the cyp27c1 gene encoding cytochrome P450 family 27 subfamily C member 1 has product MPGPSTMANLVEFFWRDGFGRIQEIQQKHARQYGRIFKSHFGPQFVVSIADKDMVAQVLRAERDAPQRANMESWHEYRELRGRSTGLISAEGEKWLNMRSVLRQKILRPRDVAMYSGGVNEVVEDLVKRIRKLRVQESDGLTVTNVNDLYFKYSMEAIATILYECRLGCLDDQIPQQTKEYIEALELMFSMFKTTMYAGAIPKWLRPLIPKPWREFCRSWDGLFKFSQIHVDDRLRQIESQLEKGEEVQGGVLTHLLLSKELDLEEIYANMTEMLLAGVDTTSFTLSWATYLLAKNPGIQEAVYQQIVQNFGKDQVPTAEDVPKMPLVRAVVKETLRLFPVLPGNGRVTQDDLVVGGYFIPKGTQLALCHYSTSYDAECFPAAEEFRPERWIRSGNLERKENFGSIPFGYGIRSCIGRRVAELEMHLLLIQLLQNFEIKPSPQTTTVLPKTHGLLCPGGKINVRFVDRQ; this is encoded by the exons CAAAAACACGCGCGCCAATATGGCCGGATATTCAAGTCGCACTTTGGGCCTCAGTTTGTGGTGTCGATTGCTGATAAAGACATGGTCGCCCAAGTGCTCAGGGCAGAAAGAGATGCCCCCCAAAGGGCCAACATGGAGTCCTGGCACGAGTATCGAGAATTAAGGGGACGGTCCACTGGACTCATTTCAGC GGAAGGGGAGAAGTGGCTGAACATGCGAAGTGTCCTGCGGCAGAAGATTCTCCGGCCAAGGGACGTGGCCATGTATTCCGGAGGGGTAAATGAGGTTGTTGAAGATCTGGTAAAGAGGATCCGCAAGCTCCGAGTCCAAGAAAGTGATGGGCTGACTGTGACCAATGTCAATGATCTATACTTCAAGTACTCCATGGAAG CTATTGCCACAATCCTGTACGAGTGCCGCCTGGGGTGCCTGGACGACCAGATCCCTCAGCAGACCAAGGAATACATCGAAGCTCTGGAGCTCATGTTCAGCATGTTCAAGACGACCATGTACGCCGGCGCCATCCCCAAGTGGTTACGCCCCTTAATCCCCAAACCGTGGCGAGAATTCTGCAGGTCCTGGGACGGACTCTTCAAATTCA GTCAGATCCACGTGGACGACCGATTGCGGCAGATCGAGTCCCAGTTGGAGAAAGGAGAAGAGGTACAAGGAGGGGTCCTCACCCACCTTCTGCTCTCCAAAGAGTTGGATTTAGAAGAGATTTATGCCAATATGACCGAAATGCTCCTGGCTGGTGTCGACACG acttccTTTACTCTTTCTTGGGCAACATATCTGCTGGCAAAGAACCCCGGTATCCAGGAGGCCGTGTATCAGCAGATTGTGCAGAACTTTGGGAAAGATCAGGTTCCGACGGCAGAAGATGTTCCCAAAATGCCCCTGGTCAGGGCTGTCGTTAAGGAAACCTTGAG GCTCTTCCCCGTCCTGCCCGGGAACGGCAGAGTCACCCAGGATGACTTGGTTGTGGGTGGATATTTCATCCCCAAAGGG ACCCAGTTGGCGCTGTGTCACTATTCCACGTCCTACGATGCCGAGTGCTTCCCGGCGGCGGAAGAGTTCAGACCGGAGCGCTGGATCCGCAGCGGAAACCTAGAACGCAAGGAGAACTTTGGCTCCATCCCATTCGGCTACGGGATCCGCAGCTGCATCGGCCGCAGGGTGGCGGAACTGGAGATGCATCTGCTGCTCATCCAg CTTCTTCAGAATTTCGAGATTAAACCGTCGCCCCAAACCACGACCGTTCTGCCCAAAACCCACGGGCTCCTGTGTCCCGGGGGGAAGATCAACGTTCGCTTCGTGGACCGACAGTGA
- the cyp27c1 gene encoding cytochrome P450 family 27 subfamily C member 1 isoform X1 — MVAQVLRAERDAPQRANMESWHEYRELRGRSTGLISAEGEKWLNMRSVLRQKILRPRDVAMYSGGVNEVVEDLVKRIRKLRVQESDGLTVTNVNDLYFKYSMEAIATILYECRLGCLDDQIPQQTKEYIEALELMFSMFKTTMYAGAIPKWLRPLIPKPWREFCRSWDGLFKFSQIHVDDRLRQIESQLEKGEEVQGGVLTHLLLSKELDLEEIYANMTEMLLAGVDTTSFTLSWATYLLAKNPGIQEAVYQQIVQNFGKDQVPTAEDVPKMPLVRAVVKETLRLFPVLPGNGRVTQDDLVVGGYFIPKGTQLALCHYSTSYDAECFPAAEEFRPERWIRSGNLERKENFGSIPFGYGIRSCIGRRVAELEMHLLLIQLLQNFEIKPSPQTTTVLPKTHGLLCPGGKINVRFVDRQ; from the exons ATGGTCGCCCAAGTGCTCAGGGCAGAAAGAGATGCCCCCCAAAGGGCCAACATGGAGTCCTGGCACGAGTATCGAGAATTAAGGGGACGGTCCACTGGACTCATTTCAGC GGAAGGGGAGAAGTGGCTGAACATGCGAAGTGTCCTGCGGCAGAAGATTCTCCGGCCAAGGGACGTGGCCATGTATTCCGGAGGGGTAAATGAGGTTGTTGAAGATCTGGTAAAGAGGATCCGCAAGCTCCGAGTCCAAGAAAGTGATGGGCTGACTGTGACCAATGTCAATGATCTATACTTCAAGTACTCCATGGAAG CTATTGCCACAATCCTGTACGAGTGCCGCCTGGGGTGCCTGGACGACCAGATCCCTCAGCAGACCAAGGAATACATCGAAGCTCTGGAGCTCATGTTCAGCATGTTCAAGACGACCATGTACGCCGGCGCCATCCCCAAGTGGTTACGCCCCTTAATCCCCAAACCGTGGCGAGAATTCTGCAGGTCCTGGGACGGACTCTTCAAATTCA GTCAGATCCACGTGGACGACCGATTGCGGCAGATCGAGTCCCAGTTGGAGAAAGGAGAAGAGGTACAAGGAGGGGTCCTCACCCACCTTCTGCTCTCCAAAGAGTTGGATTTAGAAGAGATTTATGCCAATATGACCGAAATGCTCCTGGCTGGTGTCGACACG acttccTTTACTCTTTCTTGGGCAACATATCTGCTGGCAAAGAACCCCGGTATCCAGGAGGCCGTGTATCAGCAGATTGTGCAGAACTTTGGGAAAGATCAGGTTCCGACGGCAGAAGATGTTCCCAAAATGCCCCTGGTCAGGGCTGTCGTTAAGGAAACCTTGAG GCTCTTCCCCGTCCTGCCCGGGAACGGCAGAGTCACCCAGGATGACTTGGTTGTGGGTGGATATTTCATCCCCAAAGGG ACCCAGTTGGCGCTGTGTCACTATTCCACGTCCTACGATGCCGAGTGCTTCCCGGCGGCGGAAGAGTTCAGACCGGAGCGCTGGATCCGCAGCGGAAACCTAGAACGCAAGGAGAACTTTGGCTCCATCCCATTCGGCTACGGGATCCGCAGCTGCATCGGCCGCAGGGTGGCGGAACTGGAGATGCATCTGCTGCTCATCCAg CTTCTTCAGAATTTCGAGATTAAACCGTCGCCCCAAACCACGACCGTTCTGCCCAAAACCCACGGGCTCCTGTGTCCCGGGGGGAAGATCAACGTTCGCTTCGTGGACCGACAGTGA